The following are encoded in a window of Arthrobacter sp. OAP107 genomic DNA:
- a CDS encoding IclR family transcriptional regulator C-terminal domain-containing protein yields the protein MTYRPTHSGPSTTSNPLRILEIVARFGTGTTAKEVTDALQMPQATAYRILNSLVADEYLVRTSDLRGFALGQAITGLITAATPPTVPTAARALIQEFRGGNRFAVHLFMFRSASLRVADEDPDYPLHSAFEMLRYPHASAAGKLMLAELGDSTSPLPKGPLVKLTSHTITNSAQLEEELADIRLKGEASEINELEQGSASLALPVRLPNGVAGAALCLSSPAERFTATREHAEAARELTSRLAPFLF from the coding sequence ATGACCTACAGGCCCACACATTCCGGACCCAGCACAACCTCAAACCCGCTCAGGATCCTGGAAATCGTTGCCCGGTTCGGCACCGGGACAACGGCCAAAGAGGTCACGGATGCCCTGCAGATGCCCCAGGCAACCGCGTACCGGATTTTGAATTCGCTTGTCGCGGACGAATATCTGGTCCGTACCTCCGACCTCCGCGGGTTTGCGCTCGGTCAGGCGATTACAGGACTGATTACGGCCGCGACTCCCCCAACCGTTCCAACCGCAGCCCGCGCCCTCATTCAGGAATTCCGCGGCGGGAACCGTTTCGCTGTGCACCTCTTCATGTTCCGGAGCGCTTCCCTCAGAGTCGCCGACGAGGACCCGGATTATCCGCTCCACTCTGCTTTCGAAATGCTCCGGTATCCGCACGCTTCGGCCGCAGGAAAGCTGATGCTTGCTGAACTCGGCGATTCAACCTCCCCGCTCCCGAAGGGGCCGCTGGTAAAGCTGACATCACACACCATCACGAACAGTGCCCAGCTGGAGGAAGAGCTCGCGGACATAAGGCTCAAAGGGGAAGCTTCGGAAATCAACGAACTGGAACAAGGCTCCGCCAGCCTGGCGCTTCCCGTACGACTGCCTAACGGGGTGGCCGGCGCAGCCCTGTGCCTGTCCAGTCCAGCGGAGCGATTCACCGCAACCCGCGAGCACGCCGAAGCGGCCCGCGAACTGACCTCGCGGCTGGCACCATTCCTGTTCTGA
- a CDS encoding MBL fold metallo-hydrolase, with amino-acid sequence MSVKIENLVTSGTFSLDGGTWDVENNVWIVGNDEECVVIDSPHDAAAIINAVAGRKVKAVLLTHAHNDHIGAARELARAVGAPVWLNPEDQVLWEQVYPGTTPDKAIKDGDEFGVAGATLKAIHTPGHSPGSTCFHLEDEGTVFTGDTLFNGGPGATGRSYSDYPTILTSIRERLLTLPADTIVRTGHGENTTIAAERETLAKIPE; translated from the coding sequence ATGAGCGTTAAGATCGAGAACCTCGTCACCTCCGGGACGTTTTCGCTGGACGGCGGGACCTGGGATGTGGAGAACAACGTCTGGATCGTGGGCAACGATGAGGAATGCGTGGTCATTGATTCCCCGCACGACGCCGCCGCGATCATCAACGCCGTGGCCGGCCGGAAGGTGAAGGCGGTCCTGCTCACGCACGCGCACAACGACCACATCGGTGCCGCCCGCGAACTCGCCCGGGCCGTGGGTGCCCCGGTGTGGCTGAACCCGGAGGACCAGGTCCTCTGGGAGCAGGTTTACCCCGGCACCACCCCCGATAAGGCGATCAAGGACGGGGACGAGTTCGGCGTCGCCGGCGCCACGCTCAAGGCGATCCACACCCCGGGCCACTCACCCGGCTCCACCTGCTTCCACCTCGAAGATGAGGGGACCGTGTTCACCGGCGACACCCTGTTCAACGGCGGACCCGGCGCCACGGGGCGTTCCTACAGCGACTACCCCACCATCCTGACCTCCATCCGCGAACGGCTCCTCACCCTCCCCGCGGACACCATCGTCAGGACCGGACACGGCGAGAACACCACCATCGCCGCCGAACGCGAAACCCTCGCCAAAATCCCCGAGTAA
- a CDS encoding glucose-6-phosphate dehydrogenase assembly protein OpcA — protein sequence MIVDLPNTTTSAVAKKIQSLRAQGGVIALGRVLTLVVITKSGLEEEAIEAANEASREHPCRIIVLAAGSPEEPARLDAQLRVGGDAGASEVIVLRGFGELAEESESLVAALLLPDAPIVAWWPNGAPANASQTSIGRIAHRRITDSANAADPRWALENIRNTYTAGDTDLAWTRLTNWRIKLAAVLDQADDTPITAVTVEGASDSPSTILLAAWLTQALDVPVSILADAPGTGIRGAQLIKTSGSIRLFRPGHTVAELTQPGQPAQRISLPRRSLRDCLAEELRRLDPDEVFGETVRGLAVSGTYQEGRYGSGSPELDSFVPERITIDEAVGNMAVSA from the coding sequence ATGATTGTAGATCTCCCCAACACCACCACCTCTGCCGTTGCCAAGAAGATCCAGTCCCTGCGCGCGCAGGGCGGCGTGATCGCCCTTGGCCGCGTCCTGACCCTGGTGGTCATCACAAAGTCAGGACTGGAAGAGGAAGCCATCGAGGCGGCCAATGAGGCCAGCCGCGAGCACCCCTGCCGGATCATCGTGCTGGCCGCCGGTTCGCCGGAGGAACCCGCCCGCCTGGACGCCCAGCTCCGGGTCGGCGGCGACGCGGGCGCGTCGGAGGTCATCGTGCTGCGCGGCTTCGGTGAACTCGCCGAGGAAAGCGAGTCCCTCGTCGCCGCGCTGCTCCTGCCCGACGCCCCGATCGTGGCCTGGTGGCCGAACGGGGCACCGGCGAATGCCAGCCAAACCTCCATTGGACGGATTGCACACCGCCGGATCACGGACTCAGCCAATGCGGCGGACCCGCGGTGGGCGCTGGAGAACATCCGGAACACCTATACGGCAGGCGATACCGACCTGGCTTGGACGCGGCTGACGAACTGGCGCATAAAGCTCGCTGCTGTTCTGGACCAGGCCGACGACACCCCGATTACCGCCGTCACCGTCGAGGGAGCCTCAGACTCGCCCAGCACCATCCTGCTCGCGGCGTGGCTCACGCAGGCTCTGGACGTGCCGGTCAGCATCCTCGCGGACGCCCCCGGCACCGGAATCCGGGGCGCCCAGCTGATCAAGACGTCCGGCAGCATCCGGCTGTTCCGGCCCGGGCACACGGTCGCCGAACTCACCCAGCCCGGCCAGCCCGCGCAACGGATCTCCCTTCCGCGGCGCAGCCTCCGCGACTGCCTCGCAGAGGAACTCCGCCGGCTCGACCCCGACGAAGTCTTCGGTGAAACGGTTCGTGGCCTGGCCGTTTCCGGGACGTATCAAGAAGGCCGTTACGGGTCGGGCAGCCCTGAGCTGGATTCATTTGTCCCGGAGCGCATCACCATTGACGAGGCCGTCGGCAACATGGCGGTGTCCGCATGA
- the zwf gene encoding glucose-6-phosphate dehydrogenase: protein MSVTYPDSSVRSGQNPLRDPRDRRLSRVAGPSSLVLFGVTGDLARKKLLPAVYDLANRGLLPPSFALVGFGRQNRTNEDLTAAIKESVQAYSRTPFSEAVWNQLSEGIRYLQGDFDDDAAFGRLSDTLAELDEQRGTRGNHAFYLSIPPKAFELVCRQLSKHGLAQAEGETWRRVVIEKPFGHDLESARQLNNIVESVFPADSVFRIDHYLGKETVQNILALRFVNQLFEPLWNAKYVDHVQITMAEDIGTGGRAGYYDGVGAARDVIQNHLLQLLALTAMEEPISFNAADLRAEKEKVLAAVQLPDDLSTHSARGQFTGGWQGGEQVQGYLEEEGIPADSTTETYAAIRVDINTRRWNGVPFYLRAGKRLGRRVTEIAVVFKRAPNLLFRDHSDDDFGQNAVVIRVQPDEGATIRFGSKVPGTQMEVRDVTMDFGYGHSFTESSPEAYERLILDVLLGEPPLFPRHQEVELSWKILDPFEKYWASLPNQPEPYAPGSWGPASADELLTRDGRTWRRP, encoded by the coding sequence ATGTCTGTTACTTATCCTGATTCGAGTGTGAGGTCCGGGCAGAATCCGCTCCGGGACCCGCGCGACCGCCGGCTGTCCAGGGTGGCGGGCCCATCGTCCTTGGTGCTCTTTGGCGTAACCGGAGACCTGGCACGCAAGAAACTCTTGCCCGCCGTCTATGACCTCGCAAACCGGGGACTCCTGCCGCCGAGCTTTGCGCTGGTGGGCTTCGGCCGGCAGAACCGGACGAATGAGGACCTCACGGCCGCGATCAAGGAGTCCGTCCAGGCATATTCCCGTACGCCGTTTTCCGAGGCGGTATGGAACCAGCTCTCCGAGGGCATCCGCTACCTCCAGGGTGATTTCGACGACGACGCCGCCTTTGGGCGGCTTTCCGACACCCTGGCCGAACTGGACGAGCAGCGCGGTACACGGGGCAACCACGCGTTCTACTTGTCCATCCCACCGAAGGCCTTTGAACTGGTCTGCCGGCAGCTCTCGAAGCACGGCCTGGCGCAGGCCGAGGGCGAGACATGGCGGCGGGTGGTCATTGAAAAGCCGTTTGGCCACGACCTCGAATCAGCAAGGCAGCTCAACAACATTGTTGAGTCGGTTTTCCCGGCCGATTCCGTGTTCCGCATTGACCATTACCTCGGCAAAGAGACGGTCCAGAACATCCTGGCCCTGCGCTTCGTCAACCAGCTCTTCGAACCGCTCTGGAACGCCAAGTATGTGGACCACGTCCAGATCACCATGGCCGAAGACATCGGCACCGGCGGCCGCGCGGGGTATTACGACGGCGTGGGTGCAGCCCGCGATGTCATCCAGAACCACCTGCTGCAGCTGCTCGCCCTGACAGCAATGGAGGAACCCATCTCCTTTAATGCCGCTGACCTGCGTGCCGAGAAGGAAAAGGTTCTCGCCGCGGTCCAGCTCCCGGATGACCTGTCCACGCATTCCGCACGCGGGCAGTTCACCGGCGGCTGGCAGGGTGGCGAGCAGGTCCAGGGATACCTCGAAGAAGAGGGCATCCCGGCGGACTCGACCACCGAAACGTATGCCGCGATCCGCGTGGACATCAACACCCGCCGCTGGAACGGCGTTCCGTTCTACCTGCGGGCCGGCAAGCGGCTCGGACGCCGCGTCACCGAGATCGCGGTGGTCTTCAAGCGGGCACCGAACCTGCTCTTCCGCGACCACAGCGACGACGATTTCGGGCAGAACGCGGTAGTCATCCGGGTCCAGCCCGACGAGGGCGCCACCATCCGGTTCGGCTCCAAGGTCCCCGGCACCCAGATGGAAGTCCGGGACGTGACCATGGACTTCGGCTACGGGCACTCGTTCACCGAGTCCAGCCCCGAAGCGTATGAACGGCTGATCCTGGACGTGCTCCTCGGCGAGCCACCACTGTTTCCTCGCCACCAGGAGGTGGAACTGTCCTGGAAAATCCTGGACCCGTTCGAGAAGTACTGGGCATCCCTGCCTAACCAGCCCGAGCCCTACGCGCCCGGAAGCTGGGGGCCTGCCTCGGCTGACGAGCTGCTCACCCGCGACGGACGCACCTGGAGAAGGCCATGA
- the hxlA gene encoding 3-hexulose-6-phosphate synthase, whose translation MKLQVAIDLLTTEAALELAGKVAEHVDIIELGTPLIKAEGLSVITAVKNAHPDKVVFADLKTMDAGELEADIAFKAGADLVTVLGAADDSTIAGAVKAAQAHNKGVVVDLIGIEDKVTRAKEVRALGAKFVEMHAGLDEQAKPGFDLNGLLRAGAEARVPFSVAGGVKLATIGDVQKAGADVAVAGGAIYGAADPALAAKELRAAIV comes from the coding sequence ATGAAGCTCCAAGTTGCCATTGACCTCCTGACCACCGAAGCTGCCCTCGAGCTGGCCGGCAAGGTTGCCGAGCACGTTGACATCATCGAACTGGGCACCCCGCTGATCAAGGCCGAAGGCCTGTCCGTCATCACCGCGGTGAAGAACGCCCATCCGGACAAGGTTGTCTTCGCTGACCTGAAGACCATGGACGCCGGTGAGCTCGAGGCCGACATCGCGTTCAAGGCCGGCGCCGACCTGGTGACCGTGCTCGGTGCCGCCGATGACTCCACCATTGCCGGTGCGGTCAAGGCAGCCCAGGCCCACAACAAGGGCGTCGTCGTTGACCTCATCGGCATCGAGGACAAGGTCACCCGGGCCAAGGAAGTCCGCGCCCTGGGTGCGAAGTTCGTCGAGATGCACGCCGGCCTGGACGAGCAGGCCAAGCCGGGCTTTGACCTGAACGGTCTGCTCCGCGCCGGCGCCGAGGCCCGCGTTCCGTTCTCCGTGGCCGGCGGCGTGAAGCTCGCCACCATCGGTGACGTGCAGAAGGCCGGCGCCGATGTCGCCGTCGCCGGCGGCGCCATCTACGGTGCAGCCGACCCCGCATTGGCCGCGAAGGAACTCCGCGCAGCCATCGTCTAG
- the hxlB gene encoding 6-phospho-3-hexuloisomerase: protein MNPTATATSTVYSTTDDIVRNLSLVRDEIAATAAKIDEQQVASLARHISLTGRIFVAGAGRSGLVLRMAAMRLMHLGLNVHVAGDTTTPAIASGDLLLVASGSGTTSGVVKAAETAAKAGARIAAFTTNPDSPLAGLADAVVVIPAAQKTDHGTSVSRQYAGSLFEQVLFVATEAIFQSLWDNDAQPAEELWLRHANLE from the coding sequence GTGAATCCGACAGCAACCGCGACGAGCACTGTGTACAGCACCACAGACGACATTGTCCGCAACCTGTCCCTCGTCAGGGACGAGATCGCGGCCACGGCGGCCAAAATCGATGAACAGCAGGTAGCCAGCCTGGCGCGCCACATCAGTCTGACAGGCCGAATTTTCGTTGCCGGAGCTGGCCGCAGCGGCCTGGTCCTGCGCATGGCCGCGATGAGGCTGATGCACTTGGGCCTGAACGTCCACGTCGCCGGCGACACGACTACGCCCGCCATCGCCTCCGGCGACCTGCTCCTGGTAGCCTCCGGATCGGGAACCACCTCTGGAGTGGTCAAGGCAGCGGAAACCGCAGCGAAGGCCGGAGCGCGGATTGCCGCGTTCACCACCAACCCGGATTCACCGCTCGCCGGCCTTGCCGACGCAGTGGTGGTCATTCCCGCCGCCCAGAAGACCGACCACGGCACCAGCGTTTCCCGCCAGTACGCCGGGTCCCTCTTCGAGCAGGTACTTTTCGTTGCCACCGAGGCCATCTTCCAGTCCCTCTGGGACAACGACGCCCAGCCGGCGGAGGAGCTGTGGCTGCGCCACGCCAACCTCGAGTAA
- a CDS encoding GntR family transcriptional regulator codes for MSSPTPFESQIYRSLPEIERADAIVDRISTAISLGLLKVGERLPPEAALSEMFGVGGATLREALGALRERGIVETRRGRSGGSFVVRQPQSQTDAIREWFLSTSISEIRDIGDEHSAIAATTIRLACERAEAHDFERLQELARALVLARTPEVRASADSRFHIELAVSAQSPRLANAEIRLQEESVQQLWAPLGVPLDPETATAEHLELVRAVAQDQPERAQKLALEHIRRNIFHLIDTKLTLGYSQSIQEPNEARH; via the coding sequence TTGTCCTCGCCGACCCCCTTCGAGTCGCAGATATATCGGTCCCTGCCCGAGATCGAGCGGGCCGATGCGATTGTCGACAGGATTTCCACGGCGATCTCACTCGGGCTGCTCAAGGTGGGTGAACGTTTGCCCCCTGAAGCGGCTCTCTCTGAGATGTTCGGGGTCGGCGGCGCGACCCTTCGCGAGGCGTTAGGCGCGCTGCGGGAGCGGGGCATCGTTGAGACGCGCAGAGGCCGGAGCGGAGGATCCTTTGTCGTCCGCCAGCCCCAGAGCCAGACCGACGCCATCCGGGAGTGGTTCCTGTCGACGTCCATCTCTGAAATACGCGACATCGGCGACGAACATTCGGCCATAGCCGCCACAACAATCCGGCTGGCATGCGAACGCGCGGAAGCACACGACTTCGAGCGCCTCCAGGAACTTGCGCGTGCACTGGTTCTGGCCAGGACCCCTGAAGTCCGCGCATCTGCCGACAGCCGTTTCCATATCGAGCTGGCAGTATCAGCGCAGTCACCGAGGCTGGCCAACGCCGAAATCCGGCTTCAGGAAGAGTCAGTTCAACAGCTGTGGGCCCCCCTCGGCGTACCACTTGACCCCGAAACGGCAACCGCAGAACACTTGGAGTTGGTCCGGGCAGTGGCCCAAGACCAACCCGAAAGGGCCCAGAAGCTGGCACTTGAGCACATCAGGCGGAATATTTTTCACCTCATCGACACGAAACTGACCCTCGGTTACAGCCAATCAATTCAGGAACCCAATGAAGCCCGACACTGA
- a CDS encoding cache domain-containing protein — translation MKPDTEVVHAAKALTSWTNGVSTEIEELSRNVASLLERNLVGKSKVDKAALAGLDKLSQEFLAKNSFAVGAGTFFAHESVEEGGRALEWWSRKSSGAVGRLDFDLTPGSNRFYDYEKLPYFSTAASTGEQTLWGPYIDYLGFEEYILTFTAPFSVHGTFTGVVGCDIRLKDLEPLIMPHLRGIPGDAALVNASNRVILGNSGMYLVGERIKSGSPQQQRMALDVPHLGLSLIYTASP, via the coding sequence ATGAAGCCCGACACTGAAGTCGTCCATGCTGCCAAGGCCCTCACTTCGTGGACCAACGGCGTCTCCACAGAGATCGAGGAACTTTCCAGAAACGTTGCGTCGCTGCTTGAACGAAATCTCGTCGGCAAGTCCAAGGTCGATAAGGCTGCCTTGGCCGGGCTGGACAAACTCTCACAGGAGTTCCTGGCAAAGAACTCTTTCGCCGTAGGCGCCGGGACGTTCTTCGCCCATGAATCGGTTGAGGAGGGCGGCCGGGCCCTGGAATGGTGGTCCCGCAAGAGTTCCGGTGCAGTCGGCAGGCTGGATTTTGACCTGACTCCGGGCAGCAACCGGTTCTACGACTATGAGAAGCTGCCCTATTTCTCGACGGCCGCCTCCACCGGTGAACAGACCCTCTGGGGCCCGTACATCGACTATCTCGGCTTCGAGGAATACATTCTGACGTTCACTGCACCTTTTTCAGTCCACGGAACCTTCACGGGGGTCGTGGGATGCGACATCCGGCTCAAGGACCTGGAGCCCCTTATCATGCCGCACTTGCGCGGCATCCCGGGCGATGCCGCGCTGGTCAACGCCAGTAACCGCGTCATTCTCGGCAACTCGGGGATGTACCTGGTTGGCGAGCGGATCAAATCCGGATCTCCGCAGCAGCAGCGTATGGCACTGGATGTTCCGCACCTGGGACTCTCGTTGATCTACACCGCATCGCCGTAA
- a CDS encoding APC family permease encodes MSENRMDGGDGLERSIDWKQGLAIALGVPLLILPSLGYLPMYLSAAAILIWGLSVIQGFFQNAAYAEMATTFPKASGLPGFAQHVFRTENYQGKYDKSKLIGGFSAWSYWFAWTPVLAIFSILVGSYLHGLFPVLGEMFTENQLALMTGVVIFGGLFVVNWFGLKDGATLGYILAAFSLIPLIVLTVAPFATGHVELTNITGSWLPADWSWDMHHILILLGIFAIAQWSACAWETAAIYGPEYKNPAKDVSKALFACGIICFFSFVLVQAAVIGVLGVDGVLDQPVSPLIPVAHAVFGEAGSMITIIMLIAAMVLIIQTAYLGSSRAMHSMAVEGNLPRSLGKTNRHGTPFIAMLVIGAFNLVLIFMGNPAAIVAASAIGYTCANGISLFAYVRAKKHPAFAALERPFKAPRGWKNVAMLFGLFNLPLCLVGVVYLNSLEIGWTPTWVGFIVLALYIPIWFYSQNETRRANHKAATARALNHDAADLENASSPQ; translated from the coding sequence ATGAGCGAAAATCGTATGGATGGGGGCGACGGCCTGGAAAGGTCGATTGACTGGAAGCAGGGCCTGGCCATTGCGCTGGGTGTACCCCTGCTGATTTTGCCCTCCTTGGGCTACCTTCCGATGTACTTGTCGGCCGCCGCAATCCTTATTTGGGGACTGTCGGTCATTCAGGGCTTCTTTCAGAACGCCGCGTACGCTGAAATGGCCACCACATTCCCCAAGGCTTCCGGCCTTCCGGGCTTTGCGCAGCACGTATTTCGCACCGAGAACTATCAGGGCAAGTACGACAAGAGCAAGCTGATCGGAGGCTTTAGCGCATGGAGCTATTGGTTCGCCTGGACCCCCGTACTGGCGATCTTCTCCATCCTGGTCGGCAGCTACCTGCACGGACTCTTTCCCGTGCTGGGCGAAATGTTTACCGAGAATCAGCTCGCCCTTATGACAGGCGTGGTCATTTTCGGGGGGTTGTTCGTGGTCAACTGGTTCGGCCTCAAGGACGGCGCCACCCTGGGTTACATCCTGGCTGCGTTTTCCCTGATACCGCTGATTGTCCTGACCGTGGCGCCCTTTGCCACCGGACACGTTGAGCTGACCAACATCACAGGCAGTTGGCTGCCCGCCGACTGGTCCTGGGACATGCACCACATCCTGATTCTCCTGGGTATCTTTGCGATCGCGCAGTGGAGCGCCTGCGCGTGGGAAACGGCAGCCATCTACGGCCCGGAATACAAGAATCCAGCCAAAGACGTCTCCAAAGCGCTCTTTGCCTGCGGCATCATCTGCTTCTTCTCGTTCGTACTGGTGCAGGCTGCAGTTATCGGCGTGCTCGGCGTTGACGGCGTACTGGACCAGCCTGTCTCGCCCCTGATTCCGGTGGCCCACGCCGTCTTCGGCGAAGCCGGTTCCATGATCACCATCATCATGCTGATCGCCGCAATGGTTCTGATCATCCAAACGGCCTATCTGGGCTCCTCCCGCGCCATGCACTCCATGGCGGTCGAAGGCAACCTCCCAAGGTCCCTGGGCAAAACGAATCGCCACGGCACTCCGTTCATTGCCATGCTGGTCATCGGAGCCTTCAACCTGGTGCTGATCTTCATGGGCAACCCTGCGGCAATCGTCGCGGCATCAGCCATTGGCTACACCTGCGCAAACGGCATCAGCCTGTTCGCCTATGTCAGGGCCAAGAAGCACCCTGCCTTCGCCGCCCTGGAACGGCCCTTCAAGGCACCCAGAGGCTGGAAAAACGTCGCCATGCTCTTTGGCCTGTTCAATCTGCCCCTGTGCCTGGTCGGCGTGGTCTACCTGAACAGCCTGGAGATCGGCTGGACCCCGACCTGGGTCGGCTTCATCGTACTGGCACTGTACATACCCATATGGTTCTATTCCCAGAATGAAACGAGGCGCGCGAACCACAAAGCGGCCACGGCTCGCGCGCTAAATCATGATGCCGCGGATCTGGAGAACGCTTCCAGCCCGCAATGA